From the Perca flavescens isolate YP-PL-M2 chromosome 21, PFLA_1.0, whole genome shotgun sequence genome, one window contains:
- the LOC114548418 gene encoding neurogenic differentiation factor 2 yields the protein MLSRLFSEVLPDVQRLAADWVADNENDECKDKDGEHEPCHLDDDDDDDLDEPLEGSSRAESEMAGDDDEDDEAEEGECDGENSGDKPKKRGPKKRKMTAARVERSKVRRMKANARERTRMHDLNSALDNLRKVVPCYSKTQKLSKIETLRLAKNYILALGEILRNGKRPDVVAYVQMLCKGLSQPTTNLVAGCLQLNTRNFLTEPCSDGARFHMPSSPFSVHPYSYRCSRISSPHYQPGSSALNVRSHSYAPGYEAVYPPGGTSPDYSSPDYEAPHSPPVCLNGGLSGRQQEPSEADRNYHYSMHYSGLTTSRPSHSIPYGPSGAPRSGGAHSENIPPFHDVHLHHDRAPPYEDLNAFFHN from the coding sequence ATGTTGAGCCGTCTGTTCAGCGAGGTCCTGCCGGACGTCCAGAGGCTCGCAGCTGACTGGGTGGCGGACAATGAGAACGACGAGTGCAAGGACAAGGACGGAGAGCACGAGCCTTGTCACCttgacgacgacgacgacgacgacttGGACGAGCCACTGGAAGGCAGCAGTCGAGCTGAGTCTGAGATGGCCGGCGacgatgatgaggatgatgaggcTGAGGAAGGGGAGTGCGACGGTGAGAACAGTGGAGACAAACCCAAGAAACGCGGCCCAAAGAAACGCAAAATGACAGCGGCGCGCGTGGAGCGCTCCAAGGTGCGTCGAATGAAGGCAAATGCGCGGGAGCGCACGCGCATGCACGACTTGAATTCTGCGCTGGACAATCTGCGCAAAGTGGTGCCATGCTACTCCAAAACCCAAAAGCTCTCCAAGATAGAGACTCTGAGGCTCGCCAAGAATTATATATTAGCCCTTGGGGAGATTTTACGCAATGGGAAACGGCCAGATGTGGTGGCTTACGTGCAGATGTTGTGTAAAGGCCTGTCCCAACCCACTACCAACCTGGTGGCAGGCTGTCTGCAGCTCAATACCAGAAACTTCCTGACTGAACCGTGCTCAGATGGAGCCCGCTTCCACATGCCCAGCTCTCCTTTCTCCGTCCATCCCTACTCCTACCGGTGTTCTCGCATTTCCAGTCCTCATTACCAGCCCGGAAGCAGTGCGCTTAACGTGCGGAGCCATTCCTACGCTCCTGGGTACGAGGCCGTGTACCCGCCGGGTGGGACGTCCCCTGACTATAGCAGCCCGGACTACGAGGCCCCGCACAGCCCGCCTGTCTGCCTGAATGGCGGACTGTCCGGAAGACAGCAGGAGCCTTCTGAGGCAGACAGGAACTATCATTACTCTATGCATTACTCCGGACTGACCACGTCTCGGCCCAGCCACAGCATACCTTATGGGCCCTCGGGAGCGCCGCGCAGTGGCGGCGCGCACTCGGAAAACATTCCACCTTTCCACGACGTGCACTTGCACCATGACAGGGCGCCGCCGTATGAGGATCTCAATGCTTTTTTCCACAACTGA